The Macadamia integrifolia cultivar HAES 741 unplaced genomic scaffold, SCU_Mint_v3 scaffold1515, whole genome shotgun sequence DNA window AGCCCCATTCTTCATACAACACGGTTCAAAATTTAACCAGAAATTGATCAGTTTCTCACTCTTGTCAACTGTAAAAAAAGGAGCAACAGTTATTCTATTTACTCTagataaggctgtgtttggttacTTTCTCCaattaaaagggaaagaaaaagaaaagtaaacatTTCCTTTGCCAGTTGTTTGATTGCACCAAGAAAATACATGACAAAAAGCATCACCAAATTTTGGTTGCCCAAGAAAATCAGTTAGTTCTCCCCATGTGACCAGTTGTCCCTTGATTTTCTCCGGTTGAGATACCATACAAGGGATCACCTTTCACAAAAGTTACACCGTTTGCTTCTCAATTGTCTCCAAAAggcaagaaaatgaaaaaaattctacacacgaccccccccctttttcctttcCCAGAATGCATGCAAACCAACACACCCTAACAAAAGCTACTAGAGATGGAATGAGGGAAAATACCAGAGATTACACCATGGGTAACAGAGGTAATGATCCCATGTTCCATTAATTCTCCATCAACTTGTAATGATCCTTCTGGGAGCACTGAAAGAACTGAATTGGGAAAGACCAAATAGGTGAAAGCCTCCATTTTCTGCTGTTCAATAAGCCACACATCTTAGTAACTAAAAGGTTTCGAACACATGAGCAGCAAATGTTAAGATAGCATATTGCCAAGAGCTGGATGCAAAAGGTGTAAATATGATGAATAAAGTGCACCACGAGTCATGACACCAAAATTATGGGGACTATGGTCactgttttccctttttgtgaCTGTAAGTGCATTTCTAGGGAAAACCTCTATTCAGACATATTGGGAAATGTGGTTTAGGCATTTAGTATTAAGGCATCCAAATGCAGCTAGAAAAAGCTACAAATTGAGTTACATGAGTCAGACATCAGACATCACTAACTAAACAGAAGTTATAGGATAGCCATAGTAGAAGCATAACCTTTTTGCACCCagattaagaaaaataaataggaTAGCAGAAATTCATGTcaagcagggaagaagaataacCTGCTCTTCTAGCTTGGTGGGGTCCAGAATAACAGATCCACTTCCTGCCAGAGCACAACAAATAGAAACTGTACAGACCAGCAAGAAACAGTCAGTAAAGATGCCAATTTCATAAGGATATAGAAGAAATGTCATAAGATTTGCTTACCAGCAAGATGCTTTAAAGGAATTCCAGCATCCACGAGGGCAGCACAGGCTGCATTTATGGCACATGGGAGAAGCTTAAAAGTTTCAGTTAAGGAATTTTCCCAACAATAATATAAAACAGCAACCAATCTAGCAAAGACAATGAGAAACTTGAAAAGTTGACAAGTGACAGGTTCCATATTTCAATTCTACCAAGCCTTATGgctaaatcaaacaaaaaaaaaacacgaagGATACTGAACCATCATCATTGACAACCTGCATGCAAAGCAAAAAAACTCAGTTCATGATAAGGAAGAGGTATAGGAATGGAACCAAGATATTGCAGCCCAATTCACAATTTAGTCATTATCTCAATGAAGTCAAATCTGCTTTTTAAATTTGTGATCAGATACAAGTAAGAATAATATCTGAATATTTATGTGGCCAGGCTCTTGCTAGTTTGACAGATAATGAGACTAGCCAATAGACAATAAGAAATTATCAATTTACTATGAGTTGTCATAGGGTTGTACTTGGTATAGCTCAACACCTAGGTTGGCTCCTTACTTTCAGCTAAAATTACTAATCACAAATGGAGATGTCTCACTGGCATGTCTTCTATTTAGAGGCTACATGTTACTGATGCCTTGCATAGCTTTAGAAAAGAGAGTCACCAATTAGAAGATCATACACaaataaagaatcaacattACATAATGAGGGAGACATCAATATGAGTACACACTGACACCAATGATAAGTAATTGAACCAGAAGTGCCAATTCAGCACAAAAATGTATTTGGTACACAAAACATAATGCGAGAGCACTTCATAATGACACAAAGATATCCAGGTAAAGGACACCTAGGGTACCTAACGTTTCATGAAATCGCAGCTAAAGTACCCAACATTTCACATATTATGCTTGAGGTACCAAAACCAAGATGACATTACCCAATTTAATGAATATTTTAATTTCCAACTTTACCTTATTAATCCTTACCTTCACATGCAAACATAAAAGATCCCCTTCCTCCCAAGTCCC harbors:
- the LOC122064079 gene encoding exosome complex exonuclease RRP46 homolog isoform X1 → MILKRTLQSICVLTINPNTTTTVILQVVNDDGSLLPCAINAACAALVDAGIPLKHLAVSICCALAGSGSVILDPTKLEEQQKMEAFTYLVFPNSVLSVLPEGSLQVDGELMEHGIITSVTHGVISVDDYLYCLERGHAASGKISDFLRRNLQSQVPSDPSKAA
- the LOC122064079 gene encoding exosome complex exonuclease RRP46 homolog isoform X2, with amino-acid sequence MILKRTLQSICVLTINPNTTTTVILQVVNDDGSLLPCAINAACAALVDAGIPLKHLAVSICCALAGSGSVILDPTKLEEQKMEAFTYLVFPNSVLSVLPEGSLQVDGELMEHGIITSVTHGVISVDDYLYCLERGHAASGKISDFLRRNLQSQVPSDPSKAA